Below is a genomic region from Kwoniella dejecticola CBS 10117 chromosome 4, complete sequence.
AACGTTCTGCTGACTATCCCGGCCATGTTTTTGTATAGATCCTTTCGCTCCCGTCGATGATACCCCCTCCGTCGAAAAAACCGTAGGAAGCAAAAATGACAAGATTCATATCCGTGAGTTGAAATCTTCCGTGAAGAACCTGCTGGTGTGATATGCAGAGATTAGTGCTGATTGTAGATAATTTACACTTCCTATCATAGGTCTGCAACAGAGAAATGGTCGAAAGACACTTACGACCGTCCAAGGGATTCCCAAGAAATTCGACCATTCCAAAATCCTGAAGGCTATGAAGAAAGAGTTCGCCTGTAATGGTACAGTCGTCAAACCCGAGCAAGTCGAGGGTGGCGAAGACGACTCGCCCGCCCCCGTCGGAGTGAAGCCCAACATGGGAGACGTCCTTCAGTTgcaaggagatcaaagagtCGCAGTCAGGCAATTCTTGATCGATGCAGGGATCGTCAGCCAGAAAGAAGCCAAGGACTCCATTGTCGTGTAAGTTCAATACCTCTGTTTCGAACTGCTCCTTACCCGATCAACGCTAACACCGAATATGCTTATAGCCACGGTTACTAAGTCTGCGCCGCAAGCTTACACATGGCCATCTCCGATCCAACGATGATCCCAAGAGCGCTTTTCCGATTACCAACTGCCTATCTAGCTCCCGATCTGATCAGATATGTGATAGCTTCATTGTAGTATATCTCTATCTCACAATTACTGTTCAAAGTCATAACGCATGAATAGACTGTCGTGTGGCCATCAGAGCTCAGAGAAAGTGCGATTTACGCTCACGAGTACATGCTGGATGTAATTCATGGATGATCATTCAAATACAATTTAGGTTTCGCTTACAACACAACTTCTGATAATACATGGGGAAATACAGTGAACCTATAGGTCTCACATCTGACTCGATCCAGTATCGTATTGAATCAATCGAGTTCTTCGAGTGCGTGCATCTGCGATACTCCTTCATCAGTCAAGTACCTTCAAATGGGCGGGCGATGGCGCCGCCTTTACAAAATGGCTATACTGTGGTATGACTTACTTTGAACTCCAGTATACCAGAATGACCCCCAATCTCCACATTCTCCGTGAGGGGCATCATGACTTGGATACACAGGAATCCTGATCGTTCAATCTGCAGACAGATCTTCACTGATTGGTGCAAAGCTCGGTGGAGTAACGCGAAATGAGTCGAGTTGTAGCTATactcatcattcacatcaGTCAGCTGGATCAACACCCTGCGAGGAAGCAAGGAAGAAGTATTTGGAATGGGGGAAACACTGACCTGAATTTTACTTGTTCAGCACAATCAAATTTATCCATCACCTCTTTATCATTCGGATAATCCAGTTCCGTCACCCCGAAATCGCCCTCAGCCAAGATCTTGAATTGTCCAACGTCTGCTCGATGATTATGTCTTCCTTCTGAGGAGATGGTCGCTGTTGGTTCCTTTGGTGGATGAGCTTGCCGCGGTGGAGTAGCCAATAATGTTATTCTGGTACAGGAAGGCGGAAGGTCAAAGAGGGCGTCTCGGAACCATTCTGATTTCATGATCAGATAAAGTACCCTGACGCACGACACCCATcgatcagca
It encodes:
- a CDS encoding translation initiation factor SUI1, with protein sequence MLTSSSLLCHLFFVLLRTVYSKSTHTYRFSYADQLQTYPAATKVDATTKKSKAPASSGVENLGPAFDPFAPVDDTPSVEKTVGSKNDKIHIRLQQRNGRKTLTTVQGIPKKFDHSKILKAMKKEFACNGTVVKPEQVEGGEDDSPAPVGVKPNMGDVLQLQGDQRVAVRQFLIDAGIVSQKEAKDSIVV